GCCAAATCAGCGCGCGCCGGACTGCGGCCGGGCACCAGGGGTTTTACGCTGATCGAATTGCTGGTGGTGATTGCCATCATCGCCATTCTGGCCGCCATGCTTCTGCCCGCCTTGAGCAAGGCCAAGGCGAAGGCGCAAGGCATCAGCTGCCTGAACAACCTCAAACAATTGCAGTTGGGCTGGCTGCTGTATTCCGGCGACAACGATGACAAGGTCGTCCGCACTGGCGGGCTCGCGGTGCTTGCACTCGACCCGCTGGATCCGCTGGCGCAACCCGGCGGCAGCAAATCCCAGTGGGTGCTGGGCAGCGTGGCCGACACCGAGCCGGCCGCTGCCACCAACGAAATGCTCATCAAAAACGGCCTGCTGTTTCCGTTCATCAACAGCCTCAAAGTTTACAAGTGCCCGGCCGACAAGAAGACCGTTGCCGGCGGCCCGACAGTGCGCAGCATGTCCATGAACGCGTGGATGAATCCCATTCAGGATGAAGGCCAGTTGGACACGGTCAATTACACCGTTTTCCGACGGCAGGCGAACATCCGGAATCCAGCAAATACGTGGGTGACCATCGACGAAAATCCGAACAGCATCAACGACGGCTGGTTTTTGGTGCGACCCAACGTGCCGACCGTCTGGCGCGACGTGCCGGCTGCGTATCACAACAATGCCGGCGGCATGTCATTTGCCGACGGACATGCGGAAATCAAACGTTGGACCGACAACGCGGTCATCTCTCAGGCGGGTTCTTACGCACGCAAGGATCCCAACTCGCGCGATCTGGACTGGCTGATCGAGCGCACCACTGTGCATAATTGAGCGGCGGCCGCCGTCGGCGCCCATTTCCCGAATCCGTGATGAATCTGTTCCGTTTTGCATCTGCTCAAGCGCCGCTCCGGCGGCCTTTGAACCTCCTCCTCTGCGGCGCCGCCGCGCTGTTCTGCGTGGCTGCCACCGCGCAGCCCAAGACCGGCTGGACGCTGGTCTGGTCGGATGAATTCTCCGGCGCGGATGGCAGTTCGCCCGATTCAACCAAGTGGGGTTTTGACACCGGCGGCAGCGGCTGGGGCAACAATGAGCTGGAGTATTACACCACGCGCACCAACAACGCCCGCATCGAGAACGGGCACCTGGTCATCGAGGCGCGGCAGGAGAGCTACGGCGGGCGGGATTACACCTCGGCCCGTTTGCTGACGCGCGGCAAGTGGTCCTGGACCTACGGCCGGATGGAAGCGCGCATCAAGATTCCCCGCGGCCAGGGCATCTGGCCGGCCTTCTGGATGCTGGGCACGAACATCGACTCCGTTGGCTGGCCCACGTGCGGCGAAATCGACATCATGGAGAACATCGGGAAGGAGCCCGGCACCATTCATGGCACGCTCCACGGACCGGGTTATTCCGGTGGCAACGGCATCGGCGGTCCGTCTACGCTGCCGGGCGGTGCGGCATTCGCGGACGACTTCCACCTGTTTGCCATCGAATGGCAGACCAACCACATCCGCTGGCTCGTCGATGGGCAGGAATATTTTTCAGTGTCGCCCGCGAACCTGCCCGGCGGCACGCAATGGGTGTTCAACCGCCCGCAGTTCCTGCTGCTGAACCTGGCCGTGGGCGGCAACTGGCCGGGGAATCCGGACGCCACGACCACGTTTCCGCAGCAGATGGTGGTGGATTACGTGCGGGTTTACGCGCCGACGACGGTGACGAGTTGCACCGGAAATCTGCTGACCAACCCCGGCTTTGAAAGCGGCAATCTGGCGGGCTGGACCGCCTACGGTTCGGGCGGCAACACGTTTGTCGCCCCCACCAACTCGCTGCCCGCACACACCGGCGGCGACGTGTTCAAGGTTTACGGCCAGTTCACGGGCGGCGCCAATTATTCCGGCGTTTACCAGGATGTGCTCGTGACGCCCGGTGCCAATTACATGGCGGACGGCTGGGCGCTGACGCCCAATGGCGACAACCTGGCCGGAGGCAATTTGGCCTGGCTCGAAGTCACCTTCCGGAACGATGCCGACACACTGTTGAGCCTTTATCGTTCGGAGGCACTGGACGCCAGCACCACGCCCGGACTCTGGCAGCATCTGTTGGTGACCAATCAATTCGATCCCGCAACATATGCGCGCGTGGGCGCGGTGAGCGATCTGGTCGCGCCGCCGGGGGCGACGAAGGCGCGCTGTCAAATCGTCTTCCAGCAACCGCTCACCGCGGCCGGCGCGGCTTTGTTTGATGACCTCAACCTGGCCACCCCGGACTCGTCGGAAGCGACCGTCGCCATTCAAGCGGCCCAAAGCGGCCCAAACCTCACCCTTTCGTTCCCGACGCTGTTCGGCCTGAATTATGCCGTGCGTTTCAAACGCGATCTAGGCGATGACACCTGGCTGACGTTGACCAACGTGCCAGGCGACGGCTCCGTGAAAACGGTGGCTGACCTGCTCGGCGACGAGCGCCGTTTCTATCGCGTCGTGCCGTTGTGCAACTGAATATCTACCGCGCTCCGACGGGCGCGCGTGCTCCGGTCCATCTGCAGGCTGGAACGTCCCACTGGTTTGGCGGTAGTCTGACCGCATCAAACAACCACCTGCTGCATTTGTGAAATCCACGCCGGCACGCCTTGCCTCCATCGGTTCCTGGGGGCGATGGGTTTGTTGCCTGCTGGCGGCAGGCCTGGGCGCATTCACGAACGCCCAGACCAATCCCGCCGTTGTGTTGCGCACGGCCGAAGCGGTGCGCCAGCTCAGCCCCGAGCAGGCCGGCCAGCATTTGCCGGTTCGCCTGCGCGGCGTGGTTACATTCAATGACGGCGCCTTGTATTCACGGTTCATCCAGGACGACACGGCGGGCATTTACTTCCAGGATTACGGCGGCATGCCGGACTTGAAGGCGGGCCAGCAGGTGGAACTCGTTGGCGTGACCAGCCCCGGCGAATACGCCCCCGTCGTCGTTCCTTCCGAAATCCGCATCCTGGGCGAGCAAAAATTTCCTGAACCCCAGATGGTTTCCATGGAAGAGCTCGTCAGCGGCAAGGAGGACAGCCAGTTCGTGCATGCGTCCGGCATCGTGCGCGCCGTCCGGTTCGAGGAGGAATCACACAATTATCTGGTCGATCTCGTGACCGGCGGTGAGCGGCTCACCATTTACACCAAAACCCTGCCCGTGCCCGAACCGGAGAACCTCGTGGACAGCGTGGTGCAGGTGAACGGCGTCTGCTCCACCATGTTCAACCGTTCGCGCCAGTTGTTCGGCATCCACCTGCTCGTGCCCCGCGCCAGCGACCTCATCGTTGAACAGGCGGCGCCCGCGAAAC
The DNA window shown above is from Verrucomicrobiia bacterium and carries:
- a CDS encoding prepilin-type N-terminal cleavage/methylation domain-containing protein; translation: MKKEAIQQTDAAKSARAGLRPGTRGFTLIELLVVIAIIAILAAMLLPALSKAKAKAQGISCLNNLKQLQLGWLLYSGDNDDKVVRTGGLAVLALDPLDPLAQPGGSKSQWVLGSVADTEPAAATNEMLIKNGLLFPFINSLKVYKCPADKKTVAGGPTVRSMSMNAWMNPIQDEGQLDTVNYTVFRRQANIRNPANTWVTIDENPNSINDGWFLVRPNVPTVWRDVPAAYHNNAGGMSFADGHAEIKRWTDNAVISQAGSYARKDPNSRDLDWLIERTTVHN